From one Mytilus trossulus isolate FHL-02 chromosome 10, PNRI_Mtr1.1.1.hap1, whole genome shotgun sequence genomic stretch:
- the LOC134687734 gene encoding uncharacterized protein LOC134687734, whose protein sequence is MQNKTPRLHATALSVGLKINTQKTKIISLNEKNIEQPITLKGNKIDEVENFTYLGTNISQDNGTSKDLMARINKARTSFCRLRTVWKTTSISRSTKIKIYNSNVKSVLLYGAESWRVVRSDFNKLSSFNNTCLRKICKIFWPKTISNKDLYNLILQRDIRAEIKERRWKWIDYVLRKDKDDITKIALRWTPAEGKRKRGRPKETLRRTIESELRIIGMTWGEAEKKAQDR, encoded by the coding sequence ATGCAAAACAAAACACCAAGACTACATGCGACTGCTCTATCTGTAGGTTTAAAGATAAACACACAAAAGACAAAGATAATAAgcctaaatgaaaaaaatatagaacaaccAATAACActtaaaggaaataaaatagatgaagttgaaaattttacctATCTTGGCACCAATATCAGCCAGGACAATGGAACTAGCAAAGATTTAATGGCAAGGATCAACAAAGCCAGAACTTCTTTCTGCAGACTACGAACAGTATGGAAAACAACATCAATATCCAGGtccacaaaaatcaaaatctataATAGCAATGTGAAATCAGTTTTGCTATATGGTGCAGAGTCATGGAGGGTTGTCAGATCTGACTTCAACAAGCTATCATCATTCAATAATACATGTCTTCGTAAAATTTGCAAGATCTTCTGGCCAAAAACCATCAGTAATAAAGACCTCTACAACCTAATTTTACAAAGAGACATCAGAGCAGAAATTAAAGAAAGGCGATGGAAATGGATTGactatgttttaagaaaagacAAAGATGACATTACAAAGATAGCTCTTCGTTGGACACCAGCAGAGGGGAAAAGAAAGAGAGGGAGACCTAAAGAGACATTGCGACGCACAATAGAGAGTGAACTGAGAATCATAGGAATGACATGGGGAGAAGCAGAAAAAAAGGCACAAGACAGGTAA